In a genomic window of Sus scrofa isolate TJ Tabasco breed Duroc chromosome 4, Sscrofa11.1, whole genome shotgun sequence:
- the PSMA5 gene encoding proteasome subunit alpha type-5, whose protein sequence is MFLTRSEYDRGVNTFSPEGRLFQVEYAIEAIKLGSTAIGIQTSEGVCLAVEKRITSPLMEPSSIEKIVEIDAHIGCAMSGLIADAKTLIDKARVETQNHWFTYNETMTVESVTQAVSNLALQFGEEDADPGAMSRPFGVALLFGGVDEKGPQLFHMDPSGTFVQCDARAIGSASEGAQSSLQEVYHKSMTLKEAIKSSLIILKQVMEEKLNATNIELATVQPGQNFHMFTKEELEEVIKDI, encoded by the exons ATGTTTCTTACCCGGTCTGAGTACGACAG gggTGTGAACACTTTTTCTCCTGAAGGAAGATTATTTCAAGTGGAATATGCCATTGAGGCTATCAAG CTTGGTTCTACAGCCATTGGGATCCAGACATCAGAGGGTGTGTGCCTAGCTGTGGAGAAGAGAATTACCTCTCCGCTCATGGAGCCCAGCAGCATTGAGAAGATTGTAGAGATTGATGCTCACATAG GTTGTGCCATGAGTGGGCTAATTGCTGATGCTAAGACTTTAATTGATAAAGCCAGAGTGGAGACACAG AACCATTGGTTCACCTACAATGAGACAATGACAGTAGAGAGTGTGACTCAGGCTGTGTCAAATCTGGCTCTCCAGTTTGGAGAAGAGGATGCAGATCCAGGTGCCATG TCTCGTCCCTTCGGAGTAGCACTGTTATTTGGAGGAGTTGATGAAAAAGGACCCCAGCT GTTTCATATGGATCCATCTGGAACGTTTGTACAGTGTGATGCTCGAGCAATCGGCTCTGCTTCAGAGGGTGCCCAGAGCTCCTTGCAAGAAGTCTACCACAAG TCTATGACACTGAAAGAAGCCATCAAATCTTCACTCATAATCCTCAAGCAAGTAATGGAGGAGAAACTGAATGCAACTAACATAgag cTAGCCACAGTGCAACCTGgccagaatttccacatgttcaCAAAGGAAGAACTCGAAGAGGTTATCAAGGACATTTAA
- the PSMA5 gene encoding proteasome subunit alpha type-5 isoform X2 produces the protein MEPSSIEKIVEIDAHIGCAMSGLIADAKTLIDKARVETQNHWFTYNETMTVESVTQAVSNLALQFGEEDADPGAMSRPFGVALLFGGVDEKGPQLFHMDPSGTFVQCDARAIGSASEGAQSSLQEVYHKSMTLKEAIKSSLIILKQVMEEKLNATNIELATVQPGQNFHMFTKEELEEVIKDI, from the exons ATGGAGCCCAGCAGCATTGAGAAGATTGTAGAGATTGATGCTCACATAG GTTGTGCCATGAGTGGGCTAATTGCTGATGCTAAGACTTTAATTGATAAAGCCAGAGTGGAGACACAG AACCATTGGTTCACCTACAATGAGACAATGACAGTAGAGAGTGTGACTCAGGCTGTGTCAAATCTGGCTCTCCAGTTTGGAGAAGAGGATGCAGATCCAGGTGCCATG TCTCGTCCCTTCGGAGTAGCACTGTTATTTGGAGGAGTTGATGAAAAAGGACCCCAGCT GTTTCATATGGATCCATCTGGAACGTTTGTACAGTGTGATGCTCGAGCAATCGGCTCTGCTTCAGAGGGTGCCCAGAGCTCCTTGCAAGAAGTCTACCACAAG TCTATGACACTGAAAGAAGCCATCAAATCTTCACTCATAATCCTCAAGCAAGTAATGGAGGAGAAACTGAATGCAACTAACATAgag cTAGCCACAGTGCAACCTGgccagaatttccacatgttcaCAAAGGAAGAACTCGAAGAGGTTATCAAGGACATTTAA
- the PSMA5 gene encoding proteasome subunit alpha type-5 isoform X1, whose protein sequence is MGVNTFSPEGRLFQVEYAIEAIKLGSTAIGIQTSEGVCLAVEKRITSPLMEPSSIEKIVEIDAHIGCAMSGLIADAKTLIDKARVETQNHWFTYNETMTVESVTQAVSNLALQFGEEDADPGAMSRPFGVALLFGGVDEKGPQLFHMDPSGTFVQCDARAIGSASEGAQSSLQEVYHKSMTLKEAIKSSLIILKQVMEEKLNATNIELATVQPGQNFHMFTKEELEEVIKDI, encoded by the exons at gggTGTGAACACTTTTTCTCCTGAAGGAAGATTATTTCAAGTGGAATATGCCATTGAGGCTATCAAG CTTGGTTCTACAGCCATTGGGATCCAGACATCAGAGGGTGTGTGCCTAGCTGTGGAGAAGAGAATTACCTCTCCGCTCATGGAGCCCAGCAGCATTGAGAAGATTGTAGAGATTGATGCTCACATAG GTTGTGCCATGAGTGGGCTAATTGCTGATGCTAAGACTTTAATTGATAAAGCCAGAGTGGAGACACAG AACCATTGGTTCACCTACAATGAGACAATGACAGTAGAGAGTGTGACTCAGGCTGTGTCAAATCTGGCTCTCCAGTTTGGAGAAGAGGATGCAGATCCAGGTGCCATG TCTCGTCCCTTCGGAGTAGCACTGTTATTTGGAGGAGTTGATGAAAAAGGACCCCAGCT GTTTCATATGGATCCATCTGGAACGTTTGTACAGTGTGATGCTCGAGCAATCGGCTCTGCTTCAGAGGGTGCCCAGAGCTCCTTGCAAGAAGTCTACCACAAG TCTATGACACTGAAAGAAGCCATCAAATCTTCACTCATAATCCTCAAGCAAGTAATGGAGGAGAAACTGAATGCAACTAACATAgag cTAGCCACAGTGCAACCTGgccagaatttccacatgttcaCAAAGGAAGAACTCGAAGAGGTTATCAAGGACATTTAA